A stretch of Bordetella genomosp. 13 DNA encodes these proteins:
- a CDS encoding protein-glutamate methylesterase/protein-glutamine glutaminase, whose product MKKIKVLCVDDSALVRGLMTEIINAHPDMEVVAVAPDPLVARDLIKQHNPDVLTLDVEMPRMDGLDFLEKLMRLRPMPVLMVSSLTERGGEITMRALELGAVDFVTKPKLGIRDGLLEYSEIIAEKIRAASRARLRKPAAAVEGHVAPAPQRLRSPFASSEKLVIIGASTGGTEAIREVLLPLPPDSPAILITQHMPAGFTRSFAQRLNSMCAVTVQEAVDGERVLPGHVYLAPGGDMHMRLGRSGANYVIELLAGEPVNRHRPSVDVLFHSAAEAAGRNAIGVILTGMGKDGAAGLLAMRRAGAHTIAQDEASCVVFGMPREAIAMGGAADVVSLSHMSQRILERLDDRGHRV is encoded by the coding sequence ATGAAGAAAATCAAGGTTCTTTGCGTAGACGATTCCGCGCTGGTGCGCGGCCTGATGACGGAGATCATCAACGCGCACCCCGACATGGAGGTGGTCGCCGTCGCACCCGATCCGCTGGTGGCGCGCGACCTGATCAAGCAGCACAACCCCGACGTCCTGACGCTGGACGTCGAGATGCCGCGCATGGACGGCCTGGACTTCCTCGAGAAGCTGATGCGCCTGCGCCCCATGCCGGTGCTGATGGTGTCCTCGCTCACCGAGCGCGGCGGCGAAATCACGATGCGCGCGCTCGAACTGGGCGCTGTGGATTTCGTCACCAAGCCGAAGCTGGGCATACGCGACGGCCTGCTCGAGTACAGCGAGATCATCGCCGAGAAGATCCGCGCCGCGTCCCGGGCACGCCTGCGCAAGCCTGCCGCGGCCGTCGAAGGGCATGTCGCGCCCGCGCCGCAGCGGCTGCGCAGCCCGTTCGCCAGTTCGGAAAAGCTGGTTATCATCGGTGCGTCCACCGGCGGCACGGAAGCCATTCGCGAGGTGCTGCTGCCGCTGCCTCCGGACAGTCCGGCGATCCTGATCACGCAGCACATGCCCGCGGGCTTCACGCGTTCGTTCGCGCAGCGCCTCAATTCCATGTGCGCCGTCACGGTCCAGGAGGCGGTCGACGGCGAACGCGTGCTGCCGGGCCACGTGTACCTGGCGCCCGGCGGCGACATGCACATGCGCCTGGGCCGCAGCGGCGCCAACTACGTCATCGAATTGCTGGCCGGGGAACCGGTCAACCGGCATCGGCCGTCCGTGGACGTGCTGTTCCATTCGGCGGCGGAAGCCGCCGGCCGCAACGCCATCGGCGTCATCCTGACCGGCATGGGCAAGGACGGTGCGGCGGGACTGCTGGCAATGCGCAGGGCAGGAGCGCACACCATCGCCCAGGACGAGGCGAGCTGCGTGGTATTCGGCATGCCGCGCGAGGCCATCGCCATGGGTGGCGCGGCCGATGTGGTCTCGCTGTCGCACATGAGCCAGCGGATCCTGGAGCGTCTGGACGATCGCGGCCATCGCGTTTGA
- the motB gene encoding flagellar motor protein MotB: MSTVNNHRVVIRRKRSGHGSAHHGGSWKIAYADFITAMMAFFLVMWLISIVPREELKGIADYFRMPLSVAIAGGPKNSAERSAIPGGGPDTLRDEGEVRRSQGTRMQSQQVNPDADRRDRHRLERLRQRLESVIENSPVLQKFRPQLLIDITTEGLRVQIVDSQNRPMFATGRAEVQPYMRDILRELGPVLNELPNKVSIAGHTDATQYARGERAYSNWELSADRANASRQELVAGGMNEGKVIRVQGLASSMSMVKDDPYAAVNRRISLVVLNEATQRRLETENAAAADVSAGSAQQVGQTLSTQSGAEAPATQ; the protein is encoded by the coding sequence ATGAGCACCGTCAACAACCACCGCGTCGTCATTCGCCGCAAGCGGTCGGGGCACGGGAGCGCGCATCACGGCGGCAGCTGGAAGATCGCCTACGCCGACTTCATCACCGCCATGATGGCGTTCTTCCTGGTCATGTGGCTGATCAGCATCGTGCCCCGGGAAGAGTTGAAGGGTATCGCCGACTACTTCCGCATGCCGCTCAGCGTCGCCATCGCGGGCGGGCCGAAGAACTCGGCCGAGCGCAGCGCCATTCCTGGCGGCGGTCCCGACACGCTGCGCGACGAAGGCGAGGTCCGTCGCTCGCAAGGCACGCGCATGCAGTCGCAGCAAGTCAATCCCGACGCCGATCGCCGCGACCGACATCGCCTCGAGCGCCTGCGCCAGCGGCTCGAGTCCGTCATCGAGAACAGCCCGGTGCTGCAGAAGTTCCGTCCGCAGCTGCTGATCGACATCACCACCGAAGGGTTGCGCGTGCAGATCGTCGACAGCCAGAACCGGCCGATGTTCGCCACGGGCAGGGCGGAGGTGCAGCCCTATATGCGCGACATCCTGCGCGAGCTGGGGCCGGTGCTGAACGAGCTGCCCAACAAAGTCAGCATCGCCGGCCATACCGACGCTACGCAGTATGCGCGCGGCGAGCGCGCCTACAGCAACTGGGAACTCTCCGCCGATCGCGCCAATGCATCGCGGCAGGAACTGGTGGCCGGCGGCATGAACGAAGGCAAGGTCATCCGGGTGCAGGGACTGGCCTCGAGCATGAGCATGGTTAAGGATGACCCGTACGCTGCCGTTAACCGCCGCATCAGTCTGGTGGTACTGAACGAAGCGACGCAGCGCCGCCTCGAGACCGAGAACGCCGCCGCGGCGGACGTCTCGGCAGGCAGCGCGCAACAAGTCGGACAGACCCTCAGCACGCAATCCGGCGCCGAAGCGCCGGCGACGCAATAG
- a CDS encoding response regulator, producing MASTILVADDSTTMRMIVKSVLSQAGWQVLAASNGKEALDLAQTSQVDLVVSDWNMPVLGGLGLIQGLREQPQYQDVPVLVLTTEEDDISKSAARELGVSGWLNKPLDPQVLVDLAAELLGEMPQG from the coding sequence ATGGCATCCACGATTCTGGTGGCGGACGATTCGACGACCATGCGCATGATCGTCAAGAGCGTGCTGTCGCAAGCCGGATGGCAGGTGCTGGCGGCCAGCAATGGCAAGGAAGCCCTGGACCTGGCGCAAACCAGCCAGGTCGACCTGGTGGTCAGCGACTGGAACATGCCCGTACTGGGCGGGCTGGGGCTCATACAGGGCCTGCGCGAACAGCCCCAGTACCAGGACGTGCCCGTCCTGGTGCTCACCACCGAAGAAGACGACATCAGCAAGTCCGCCGCGCGCGAGCTGGGTGTGAGCGGCTGGCTGAACAAGCCGCTCGACCCGCAAGTGCTGGTGGACCTGGCTGCCGAGCTGCTGGGCGAAATGCCTCAGGGTTGA
- a CDS encoding methyl-accepting chemotaxis protein codes for MTIRSSLLGVLAFFSFLLVVGAVLGVYSLRLGNDTMAALKRTEDVSDAMGKVVGHTKDASGALSRGAVAHYGVTVQALETAHSAQVEQTKTAIGAANAAMAAAVAAAATPAAPAADGAAAPAAAPAADGAAAPAAAPAAAPTPIAVPAAVAPVIPQGLNGPAAAMVQRAQSSLGRAQTEFERYQALPKPEEAKAVLTEFEDAYRAIVQQGITPTVGALQRGDLAAYRKQADGALEAAEARFQRSADAFDTWRAERGAEAYALAETRYQYILGAVALGAAVASVLVFMTYVFLRGRVLRPLKEAGHHFDRIAAGDLATRVEMRSNNEIGQLFAALRRMQESLTRTVSAVRRGVDEINVGAQEISAGNTDLSSRTEQQAASLEETAASMEQLASTVKQNADNARQANQLAASASQVAERGGVAVSEVVHTMDGISASSRKISEIVSVIDGIAFQTNILALNAAVEAARAGEQGKGFAVVAGEVRSLAQRSAQAAKEIKVLIEDSVSKVGTGSQQVERAGATMQEIVASVKRVTDIMGEISAASEEQSSGIDQVNRAVSQMDEVTQQNAALVEEAAAAAGSLQEQAQRLAEAVAVFRINAREVIDAPAAQLQGRGRPELVQGGDPPSGLALAGS; via the coding sequence TTGACTATTCGCAGCAGCCTGCTGGGCGTGCTGGCCTTCTTCTCCTTCCTGCTGGTGGTGGGCGCTGTGCTGGGCGTGTACTCGCTGCGCCTGGGCAATGACACGATGGCCGCGCTCAAGCGCACGGAAGACGTGTCCGATGCCATGGGCAAGGTAGTTGGCCACACGAAGGACGCGTCCGGCGCACTGAGCCGCGGCGCGGTGGCGCACTACGGCGTCACGGTGCAGGCCCTCGAGACGGCGCACTCGGCGCAGGTCGAGCAGACCAAGACGGCCATCGGCGCGGCCAACGCCGCGATGGCGGCAGCCGTGGCCGCTGCGGCCACGCCGGCCGCGCCCGCCGCCGATGGCGCGGCGGCACCCGCGGCCGCGCCCGCCGCCGATGGCGCGGCGGCACCCGCGGCCGCGCCTGCCGCCGCGCCCACCCCCATCGCCGTGCCGGCCGCCGTGGCGCCCGTGATCCCGCAGGGCCTGAACGGCCCGGCCGCCGCCATGGTGCAACGCGCCCAGTCCAGCCTCGGCCGCGCGCAGACCGAGTTCGAGCGCTACCAGGCGCTGCCCAAGCCTGAAGAGGCCAAGGCCGTACTCACCGAATTCGAAGACGCGTATCGTGCCATCGTGCAGCAAGGCATCACGCCCACGGTTGGCGCGCTGCAGCGCGGCGACCTGGCCGCCTACCGCAAGCAGGCCGACGGCGCGCTCGAGGCGGCGGAAGCCCGCTTCCAGCGGTCGGCCGATGCGTTCGATACGTGGCGCGCCGAACGGGGTGCCGAGGCCTATGCCCTGGCCGAGACCCGCTATCAATACATTCTGGGCGCCGTGGCGCTGGGCGCCGCGGTGGCCTCGGTGCTGGTGTTCATGACCTATGTCTTCCTGCGCGGCCGCGTGCTGCGGCCCTTGAAGGAAGCCGGCCATCATTTCGACCGCATCGCCGCGGGCGACCTGGCAACGCGCGTCGAGATGCGCAGCAACAACGAGATCGGCCAGCTCTTCGCCGCGCTGCGACGCATGCAGGAAAGCCTGACGCGTACGGTCAGCGCGGTGCGCCGCGGGGTGGACGAGATCAACGTCGGCGCCCAGGAAATCTCGGCCGGCAACACCGACCTGTCCAGCCGCACCGAACAGCAGGCGGCCTCGCTGGAAGAAACCGCGGCTTCGATGGAGCAACTGGCTTCGACGGTGAAGCAGAACGCCGACAACGCGCGCCAGGCCAATCAGCTGGCGGCCAGCGCGTCGCAGGTCGCCGAGCGCGGCGGCGTGGCCGTGTCCGAGGTGGTTCACACCATGGACGGCATCTCGGCCAGCTCGCGCAAGATCTCCGAGATCGTGTCGGTCATCGACGGCATCGCGTTCCAGACCAACATCCTGGCGCTGAACGCGGCGGTGGAAGCGGCCCGTGCCGGCGAGCAGGGCAAGGGCTTCGCGGTGGTGGCGGGCGAGGTGCGCTCGCTGGCGCAGCGCAGCGCGCAGGCGGCCAAGGAAATCAAGGTGCTGATCGAGGATTCGGTCAGCAAGGTGGGCACGGGTTCGCAGCAGGTCGAACGAGCTGGCGCGACGATGCAGGAGATCGTGGCCTCGGTCAAGCGGGTGACGGACATCATGGGCGAGATCTCGGCGGCGTCCGAAGAGCAGTCCAGCGGCATCGACCAGGTGAACCGCGCGGTGTCGCAGATGGACGAGGTGACGCAGCAGAACGCGGCGCTGGTCGAAGAGGCCGCCGCTGCCGCGGGCTCGCTGCAGGAACAGGCGCAGCGCCTGGCCGAGGCCGTGGCGGTGTTCCGCATCAACGCGCGCGAAGTCATCGACGCTCCCGCCGCGCAGCTGCAAGGCCGTGGCCGACCGGAGCTGGTGCAGGGCGGCGATCCGCCCTCCGGCCTGGCGCTTGCCGGCTCCTGA
- the flhC gene encoding flagellar transcriptional regulator FlhC — MAIKSVSQEADEILLASSMITLGARLQVLEAETSLSHDRLARLYREIRGCSPPKGMLPFSVDWFMTWLPNIHSSLFYNVYSFLNARTSSKGIRAIIDAYRLYLEHAGVDGVPADEPVLSFTRAWMLVRFFDGGMLQLSACRQCGGHFIAHAHDPQSDFVCAICRPPPRAGKTRAAKARGVSGKASLDTARS; from the coding sequence ATGGCAATCAAGAGTGTTTCGCAGGAAGCGGACGAGATCCTGCTGGCCAGTTCCATGATCACGCTGGGCGCACGGCTCCAGGTGCTCGAGGCCGAAACCAGTCTCAGCCATGACAGGCTGGCGCGCCTGTATCGCGAGATCCGCGGTTGCTCGCCCCCGAAGGGCATGCTGCCGTTCTCGGTCGACTGGTTCATGACCTGGCTGCCGAATATCCATTCGTCGCTGTTCTACAACGTCTACTCTTTCCTCAATGCGCGCACGTCGAGCAAGGGCATCCGGGCGATCATCGACGCCTATCGCCTGTATCTCGAGCATGCCGGCGTCGACGGCGTGCCGGCCGACGAGCCTGTGCTGAGCTTCACGCGCGCCTGGATGCTGGTGCGCTTCTTCGATGGCGGCATGTTGCAGCTCTCGGCATGCCGGCAGTGCGGCGGGCATTTCATCGCCCACGCGCATGATCCGCAGTCCGATTTCGTCTGCGCCATCTGCCGTCCGCCTCCACGAGCGGGCAAGACGCGTGCCGCCAAGGCGCGCGGGGTGTCCGGCAAGGCCAGCCTGGATACGGCACGCTCCTGA
- the cheY gene encoding chemotaxis response regulator CheY codes for MVDKGLKILVVDDFPTMRRIIRNLLKELGFENVDEAEDGAIALEKLRTGGFQFVVSDWNMPNLDGLEMLKQIRLDPNLKSLPVLMVTAEAKKENIVAAAQAGANGYVVKPFTAATLEEKLNKIFEKLAG; via the coding sequence ATGGTAGACAAGGGCTTGAAAATTCTGGTGGTGGACGACTTCCCCACCATGCGGCGGATCATCCGCAACCTGCTGAAAGAGCTGGGCTTCGAGAACGTCGATGAGGCAGAAGACGGCGCCATCGCGCTCGAGAAGCTGCGCACCGGCGGCTTCCAGTTCGTCGTGTCCGACTGGAACATGCCGAACCTGGATGGTCTCGAGATGCTCAAGCAGATCCGACTGGACCCCAACCTGAAGAGCCTGCCGGTGCTGATGGTGACGGCCGAGGCCAAGAAGGAGAACATCGTCGCGGCCGCACAGGCCGGCGCCAACGGCTATGTGGTCAAGCCGTTCACGGCCGCCACCCTGGAAGAGAAGCTGAACAAGATTTTTGAAAAACTGGCCGGCTGA
- the motA gene encoding flagellar motor stator protein MotA, producing MLIVIGYLVVIVAVIGSYVGLGGHLGALYQPLELVLIGGAAFGAFLASNSKKSLALVKESIPHALKGSPYSKQVYMELMALLYVLLNKARREGLMAIESHIEDPSSSPIFSEYPGIMRDPKLMEFITDYLRIMISGNMSSFEIETLMDEEIDTYRHERDVPVNALRHVADGLPAFGIVAAVLGVIKALAAVDQPPAILGDLISKAMVGTFLGILLSYGFVGPLASRVERRNEESIKVLECIKVTLLASMNGYPPQLAVEFGRKVLYSAVRPTFSELEEHVRQAKSASPGRA from the coding sequence GTGTTGATCGTTATCGGTTATCTGGTGGTCATCGTCGCGGTGATCGGCAGCTACGTGGGGCTCGGCGGCCATCTGGGCGCGCTGTATCAGCCTCTCGAGCTGGTCTTGATCGGAGGCGCGGCCTTCGGCGCCTTCCTGGCGAGCAACAGCAAGAAATCGCTGGCGCTCGTCAAAGAGTCGATTCCGCACGCGCTCAAGGGGTCGCCGTACAGCAAGCAGGTGTACATGGAGCTCATGGCTCTGCTGTACGTGCTTCTGAACAAGGCGCGGCGCGAGGGTCTGATGGCGATCGAATCGCACATCGAGGATCCTTCCTCGAGCCCGATCTTCAGCGAGTATCCGGGCATCATGCGCGATCCCAAGCTGATGGAGTTCATCACCGACTATCTGCGCATCATGATCAGCGGGAACATGAGCTCGTTCGAGATCGAGACGCTGATGGACGAGGAAATCGACACGTATCGCCACGAGCGCGACGTGCCGGTGAACGCGCTGCGCCACGTGGCGGACGGCCTGCCGGCCTTCGGTATCGTGGCCGCCGTGCTGGGGGTGATCAAGGCACTGGCCGCGGTCGACCAGCCCCCGGCGATCCTGGGCGACCTGATCTCCAAGGCGATGGTCGGTACCTTCCTGGGCATCCTGCTGTCCTACGGTTTCGTCGGTCCGCTGGCCTCGCGGGTCGAGCGCCGCAACGAAGAATCGATCAAGGTGCTCGAGTGCATCAAGGTCACGCTGCTGGCCAGCATGAACGGCTACCCGCCGCAGCTGGCCGTCGAATTCGGCCGCAAGGTGCTGTATTCGGCGGTGCGTCCCACCTTCAGCGAACTCGAAGAACACGTGCGCCAGGCCAAGTCCGCGTCGCCTGGCCGCGCCTGA
- a CDS encoding CheR family methyltransferase, producing MATAQLSPAFTSERQFEFRDQDFSRVRRMIYARAGISLGEHKREMVYSRLARRLRALGRQDFGGYLDHLEHEPGAAEWENFVNALTTNLTAFFRESHHFPILAEFARSRGGPVSVWCCAASTGEEPYSIAITLAETLGPRASSCRVVATDIDTQVLARARAGVYPYERVSKLDEARLKRFFLRGKGENSGQVKVRPEIQEMVTFETLNLLAADWPLSERFDVIFCRNVMIYFDKPTQSKILQRFVPLLKPGGLLFAGHSENFTYISRSFRLRGQTVYDCVGHP from the coding sequence GTGGCCACCGCCCAGCTCTCGCCGGCCTTCACTTCCGAACGCCAGTTCGAGTTCCGCGACCAGGACTTCTCGCGCGTACGGCGCATGATCTATGCGCGCGCCGGCATCTCGCTGGGCGAGCACAAGCGCGAGATGGTCTACAGCCGACTGGCGCGGCGCCTGCGCGCGCTGGGCCGGCAGGACTTCGGCGGCTACCTGGACCACCTGGAGCACGAGCCGGGCGCGGCGGAGTGGGAGAACTTCGTCAATGCGCTCACCACCAACCTGACGGCGTTCTTCCGCGAATCGCATCATTTTCCGATCCTGGCCGAATTCGCGCGCTCGCGCGGCGGGCCGGTGTCGGTGTGGTGCTGTGCCGCATCCACCGGTGAAGAACCTTACTCCATCGCCATCACCCTGGCCGAGACGCTGGGCCCGCGCGCCTCGTCCTGCCGCGTGGTGGCCACCGACATCGACACGCAGGTGCTGGCGCGCGCGCGGGCGGGGGTCTATCCCTACGAGCGCGTGTCCAAGCTGGACGAGGCACGCCTCAAGCGCTTTTTCCTGCGCGGCAAGGGCGAGAACAGCGGGCAGGTGAAAGTGCGGCCCGAGATCCAGGAGATGGTGACGTTCGAGACGCTGAACCTGCTGGCCGCCGACTGGCCGCTGTCCGAACGCTTCGACGTCATCTTCTGTCGCAATGTGATGATCTACTTCGACAAGCCCACGCAGTCGAAGATCCTGCAGCGCTTCGTGCCGCTGCTCAAGCCGGGCGGGCTGCTGTTCGCGGGGCATTCCGAGAATTTCACCTATATAAGCCGCAGCTTCCGCCTGCGTGGACAGACCGTCTACGACTGCGTCGGACATCCTTGA
- the cheW gene encoding chemotaxis protein CheW codes for MAAKPQTQATRVEDQGSEFLVFTLGEEEYGIDILKVQEIRGYDAGAVTRIANVPPFIKGVTNLRGIIVPIVDLRIKFNLGSVEYNEQTVVIILNLDRRVVGIVVDGVSDVLMLNSGQIRPAPEFGATLSTEYLTGLGTVDERMLILVDIERLMTSDEMALVEKAAS; via the coding sequence ATGGCAGCCAAACCGCAAACCCAGGCGACGCGCGTGGAAGACCAGGGCAGCGAGTTCCTGGTGTTCACGCTGGGCGAAGAAGAGTACGGGATCGACATCCTCAAGGTACAGGAAATCCGCGGCTACGACGCGGGCGCGGTCACGCGCATCGCCAACGTGCCGCCTTTCATCAAGGGCGTCACGAACCTGCGCGGCATCATCGTGCCCATCGTCGACCTGCGCATCAAGTTCAACCTGGGCAGCGTCGAATACAACGAGCAGACCGTCGTCATCATCCTCAACCTGGATCGCCGCGTGGTCGGCATCGTGGTCGACGGTGTGTCGGACGTGCTGATGCTGAATTCCGGCCAGATCCGCCCGGCGCCCGAGTTCGGCGCCACGCTGTCCACCGAGTATCTCACCGGGCTGGGCACCGTGGACGAGCGCATGCTGATCCTGGTGGATATCGAGCGCCTGATGACCAGTGACGAAATGGCGCTGGTGGAGAAGGCGGCTTCCTGA
- the cheA gene encoding chemotaxis protein CheA has product MSSGLDLSQFYETFFDEADELLAQMEQLLLELDVQAPDIEQLNAIFRAAHSIKGGAATFGCFQKLAGTTHLLENLLDAIRRGEMALRVDMVDTFLETKDVLKSQLDAYRASEEPDEAVFERICAVLRQLALEDGAGAAPAAAAQPAAAPAPVAAPAPVPAAEPAAAAAAAAAAAPAGDLPTRVRFRAVSDKDAASLLEEMGNLGKVLASDRTGDALTVWVQTTCSPADIEAVCCFIIDSDQLDIGREAAPTQGRPAEPAQGVLAQFEQAAATFTPAAPVAAAQPAAEPAAAPAAAANRAAARPAAAPHADKESTSIRVGVEKVDQIINLVGELVITQAMLAQTASTLDPVLHDRLLNGMEQLERNARDLQESVMSIRMMPMDYVFSRFPRLVRDIASKMGKQIELQTYGRATELDKSLIERIIDPLTHLVRNSLDHGIETPEKRIAAGKDPVGQLVLSAQHNGGNIVIEVSDDGGGLNRERILKKALSQGMAVNENMPDEEVWQLIFAPGFSTAEQITDISGRGVGMDVVRRNIQDMGGHVQLSSETGKGTTTRIVLPLTLAILDGMSVRVGEEVFILPLNHVTESLQPTEDQLYTVAGNERVMHVRGEYLPLVEMHRVFSVGGAQPDPTQAIAVIMQAEDRRFALLVDHLVGQHQVVVKNLEANYRKVPGISAATILGDGSVALIVDVFALARANREKWAQPEAILN; this is encoded by the coding sequence ATGAGTTCTGGCCTGGACCTCAGTCAGTTCTACGAGACTTTCTTCGACGAAGCCGACGAACTGCTGGCCCAAATGGAGCAATTGCTGCTCGAACTGGACGTGCAAGCGCCCGACATCGAACAGCTCAATGCTATCTTCCGCGCCGCCCACTCCATCAAGGGCGGCGCGGCGACTTTCGGCTGCTTTCAAAAGCTGGCCGGCACCACCCACCTGCTTGAGAACCTCCTGGACGCCATTCGTCGGGGAGAGATGGCGCTGCGCGTCGACATGGTAGATACTTTCCTGGAGACGAAGGACGTGCTGAAGAGCCAGTTGGACGCCTATCGGGCATCCGAGGAGCCCGACGAGGCCGTATTCGAGCGCATCTGCGCCGTGCTGCGGCAACTGGCGCTCGAAGATGGCGCAGGTGCCGCGCCCGCAGCCGCGGCACAGCCTGCCGCGGCGCCGGCTCCCGTGGCCGCGCCTGCGCCGGTCCCCGCGGCCGAACCCGCCGCTGCCGCTGCCGCTGCCGCTGCCGCGGCGCCCGCGGGCGACCTGCCCACCCGCGTACGGTTCCGCGCCGTATCCGACAAGGATGCCGCCTCGCTGCTCGAAGAGATGGGCAACCTGGGCAAGGTGCTGGCCAGCGACCGCACCGGCGACGCGCTGACCGTCTGGGTGCAGACGACCTGCTCGCCGGCCGACATCGAGGCGGTCTGCTGCTTCATCATCGATTCCGACCAGCTCGACATCGGCCGCGAGGCCGCGCCGACGCAGGGCCGCCCGGCTGAGCCCGCCCAGGGCGTGCTCGCGCAGTTCGAGCAGGCCGCCGCCACGTTCACGCCAGCGGCGCCCGTTGCCGCGGCGCAACCCGCGGCGGAACCCGCTGCAGCGCCCGCCGCGGCCGCGAACCGCGCCGCCGCCCGGCCGGCCGCCGCGCCGCACGCCGACAAAGAGTCCACGTCGATCCGCGTCGGCGTCGAGAAGGTGGACCAGATCATCAACCTGGTCGGCGAACTGGTCATTACGCAGGCCATGCTGGCGCAAACCGCCTCCACGCTCGACCCGGTCCTGCACGATCGGCTGCTCAACGGCATGGAGCAGCTCGAACGCAATGCGCGCGACCTGCAGGAATCGGTGATGTCCATCCGCATGATGCCGATGGACTACGTGTTCAGCCGTTTCCCCCGCCTGGTCCGCGACATCGCGAGCAAGATGGGCAAGCAGATCGAGCTGCAGACCTACGGCCGCGCCACCGAGCTCGACAAGAGCCTGATCGAGCGCATCATCGATCCGCTGACGCACCTGGTGCGCAACAGCCTGGACCACGGCATCGAGACGCCCGAGAAGCGTATCGCCGCCGGCAAGGATCCGGTGGGGCAACTGGTCCTGTCCGCGCAGCACAACGGCGGCAACATCGTCATCGAGGTCAGCGACGACGGCGGCGGGCTGAACCGCGAGCGCATTCTCAAGAAGGCGCTGTCGCAGGGCATGGCCGTCAACGAGAACATGCCCGACGAAGAAGTCTGGCAGCTGATCTTCGCGCCCGGCTTCTCCACCGCCGAGCAGATCACCGACATCTCCGGACGCGGCGTCGGCATGGACGTCGTCCGCCGCAACATCCAGGACATGGGGGGCCACGTGCAGCTGTCCAGCGAGACGGGCAAGGGCACCACCACCCGCATCGTGCTGCCGCTGACGCTGGCCATCCTGGACGGCATGTCCGTGCGCGTGGGCGAGGAAGTCTTCATTCTTCCGCTGAACCACGTCACCGAATCGCTGCAGCCCACCGAAGACCAGCTGTACACGGTGGCCGGCAACGAGCGCGTCATGCACGTGCGCGGCGAGTACCTGCCGCTGGTCGAGATGCACCGGGTGTTCTCGGTGGGCGGGGCGCAGCCCGACCCCACGCAGGCCATCGCGGTCATCATGCAGGCCGAGGATCGCCGTTTCGCATTGCTGGTCGACCATCTCGTCGGTCAGCACCAGGTGGTGGTGAAAAACCTCGAGGCCAATTACCGCAAGGTGCCCGGCATCTCGGCCGCCACCATTCTTGGCGACGGCAGCGTAGCGCTGATCGTCGACGTATTCGCACTGGCACGCGCCAACCGCGAGAAATGGGCCCAGCCCGAAGCCATCCTGAATTGA
- the flhD gene encoding flagellar transcriptional regulator FlhD, whose product MKPADNSLLADIREVNLSYLLLAQRMLRDDHAASMFRLGFSTEVADILLRLSPAQLVKLASSSSLLCRFRFDDYSLLSALTQDVLGGALQQAHATILLAKQPVEELA is encoded by the coding sequence ATGAAACCAGCAGACAATTCATTGCTCGCCGATATCCGCGAAGTCAACTTGTCGTATCTTCTTCTGGCGCAACGCATGCTGCGCGACGATCATGCCGCATCGATGTTCCGCCTTGGTTTCAGCACCGAGGTCGCGGACATCCTCCTGCGCCTGTCGCCGGCGCAACTGGTCAAGCTGGCCAGCTCCAGCTCGCTACTGTGCCGCTTCCGCTTCGACGACTACAGTCTGCTGTCCGCGTTGACGCAAGACGTACTGGGCGGCGCGCTGCAGCAGGCGCACGCCACCATCCTGCTGGCCAAGCAGCCCGTAGAAGAACTGGCCTGA